One segment of Zonotrichia albicollis isolate bZonAlb1 unplaced genomic scaffold, bZonAlb1.hap1 Scaffold_95, whole genome shotgun sequence DNA contains the following:
- the LOC102071443 gene encoding DNA-binding protein inhibitor ID-3-A — protein sequence MKAISPVRSVRSCYEAVCCLSEQSLAIARGSHNKSPALEEPMNLLYDMNDCYSKLRELVPGIPEGTKVSQVEILQHVIDYIFDLQIVLEEGSKGRDPSSEATLFSLKAAELASELRTKDESSLCH from the exons ATGAAAGCCATCAGCCCGGTGCGATCCGTCCGGAGCTGCTACGAGGCTGTTTGCTGCCTCTCGGAGCAGAGTTTAGCCATCGCCCGGGGCAGCCACAACAAGAGCCCGGCCTTGGAAGAGCCCATGAACTTGCTCTACGATATGAACGACTGCTATTCCAAATTGCGGGAGCTGGTGCCGGGCATCCCTGAAGGCACCAAGGTGAGCCAGGTGGAGATCCTGCAGCACGTCATAGACTACATCTTCGACCTCCAAATTGTGCTGGAGGAGGGGTCCAAGGGCCGCGACCCCTCTTCCGAGGCCACCCTATTTTCCCTTAAG GCGGCTGAACTCGCCTCAGAACTCCGCACCAAAGACGAGAGCAGTTTGTGTCACTAA